In a single window of the Salvelinus alpinus chromosome 15, SLU_Salpinus.1, whole genome shotgun sequence genome:
- the LOC139540508 gene encoding collagen alpha-2(V) chain-like, whose protein sequence is MRRESYHSSGGGKGHPTVPSRRQYDRPGGIVSVPSRGQYDRPGGIVSVPSRGQYDGPGGIVSVPSRGQYDRPGGIVSVPSRRQYDGPGGIVSVPSRRQYDGPGGIVSVPSRRQYDGPGGIVSVPSRGQYDGPGGIVSVPSRGQYDRPGGIVSVPSRRQYDGPGGIVSVPSRRQYDGPGGIVSVPSRRQYDGPGKIMSVPSRRQYDKPGGIVSVPSRRQYDGPGGIVSVPSRGQYDRPGGIVSVPSRRQYDRPGGIVSVPSRRQYDGPGGIVSVPSRRQYDGPGGIVSVPSRGQYDRPGGIVSVPSRRQYDRPGGIVSVPSRRQYDGPGGIVSVPSRRQYDGPGGIVSVPSRRQYDGPGGIMSVPSRGQYDKPGGIVSVPSRRQYDGPGGIVSVPSRRQYDRPGGIVSVPSRRQYDRPGGIVSVPSRRQYDGPGGIVSVPSRGQYDRPGGIVSVPSRRQYDGPGGIVSVPSRRQYDGPGGIVSVPSRGQYDRPGGIVSVPSRGQYDRPGGIVSVPSRRQYDRPGGIVSVPSRGQYDRPGGIVSVPSRGQYDRPGGIVSVPSRGQYDRPGGIVSVPSRGQYDGPGGIVSVPSRGQYDRPGGIVSVPSRGQYDRPGGIVSVPSRGQYDGPGGIVSVPSRGQYDRPGGIVSVPSRGQYDRPGGIVSVPSRGQYDKPGGIVSVPSRGSMTGQGE, encoded by the coding sequence ATAGTGTCTGTTCCCAGCAGGGGGCAGTATGACGGGCCAGGGGGAATAGTGTCTGTTCCCAGCAGGGGGCAGTATGACAGGCCAGGGGGAATAGTGTCTGTTCCCAGCAGGAGGCAGTATGACGGGCCAGGGGGAATAGTGTCTGTTCCCAGCAGGAGGCAGTATGACGGGCCAGGGGGAATAGTGTCTGTTCCCAGCAGGAGGCAGTATGACGGGCCAGGGGGAATAGTGTCTGTTCCCAGCAGGGGGCAGTATGACGGGCCAGGGGGAATAGTGTCTGTTCCCAGCAGGGGGCAGTATGACAGGCCAGGGGGAATAGTGTCTGTTCCCAGCAGGAGGCAGTATGACGGGCCAGGGGGAATAGTGTCTGTTCCCAGCAGGAGGCAGTATGACGGGCCAGGGGGAATAGTGTCTGTTCCCAGCAGGAGGCAGTATGACGGGCCAGGGAAAATAATGTCTGTTCCCAGCAGGAGGCAGTATGACAAGCCAGGGGGAATAGTGTCTGTTCCCAGCAGGAGGCAGTATGACGGGCCAGGGGGAATAGTGTCTGTTCCCAGCAGGGGGCAGTATGACAGGCCAGGGGGAATAGTGTCTGTTCCCAGCAGGAGGCAGTATGACAGGCCAGGGGGAATAGTGTCTGTTCCCAGCAGGAGGCAGTATGACGGGCCAGGGGGAATAGTGTCTGTTCCCAGCAGGAGGCAGTATGACGGGCCAGGGGGAATAGTGTCTGTTCCCAGCAGGGGGCAGTATGACAGGCCAGGGGGAATAGTGTCTGTTCCCAGCAGGAGGCAGTATGACAGGCCAGGGGGAATAGTGTCTGTTCCCAGCAGGAGGCAGTATGACGGGCCAGGGGGAATAGTGTCTGTTCCCAGCAGGAGGCAGTATGACGGGCCAGGGGGAATAGTGTCTGTTCCCAGCAGGAGGCAGTATGACGGGCCAGGGGGAATAATGTCTGTTCCCAGCAGGGGGCAGTATGACAAGCCAGGGGGAATAGTGTCTGTTCCCAGCAGGAGGCAGTATGACGGGCCAGGGGGAATAGTGTCTGTTCCCAGCAGGAGGCAGTATGACAGGCCAGGGGGAATAGTGTCTGTTCCCAGCAGGAGGCAGTATGACAGGCCAGGGGGAATAGTGTCTGTTCCCAGCAGGAGGCAGTATGACGGGCCAGGGGGAATAGTGTCTGTTCCCAGCAGGGGGCAGTATGACAGGCCAGGGGGAATAGTGTCTGTTCCCAGCAGGAGGCAGTATGACGGGCCAGGGGGAATAGTGTCTGTTCCCAGCAGGAGGCAGTATGACGGGCCAGGGGGAATAGTGTCTGTTCCCAGCAGGGGGCAGTATGACAGGCCAGGGGGAATAGTGTCTGTTCCCAGCAGGGGGCAGTATGACAGGCCAGGGGGAATAGTGTCTGTTCCCAGCAGGAGGCAGTATGACAGGCCAGGGGGAATAGTGTCTGTTCCCAGCAGGGGGCAGTATGACAGGCCAGGGGGAATAGTGTCTGTTCCCAGCAGGGGGCAGTATGACAGGCCAGGGGGAATAGTGTCTGTTCCCAGCAGGGGGCAGTATGACAGGCCAGGGGGAATAGTGTCTGTTCCCAGCAGGGGGCAGTATGACGGGCCAGGGGGAATAGTGTCTGTTCCCAGCAGGGGGCAGTATGACAGGCCAGGGGGAATAGTGTCTGTTCCCAGCAGGGGGCAGTATGACAGGCCAGGGGGAATAGTGTCTGTTCCCAGCAGGGGGCAGTATGACGGGCCAGGGGGAATAGTGTCTGTTCCCAGCAGGGGGCAGTATGACAGGCCAGGGGGAATAGTGTCTGTTCCCAGCAGGGGGCAGTATGACAGGCCAGGGGGAATAGTGTCTGTTCCCAGCAGGGGGCAGTATGACAAGCCAGGGGGAATAGTGTCTGTTCCCAGCAGGGGCAGTATGACAGGCCAGGGGGAATAG